AGGTAGAGCACCTCGTCGGCCACTTCGTAGGTGAATCCCAGCTCCGCCTCGTCCGACTGACCCTGCCATAAGTCTGCCGAGGGCGGCTTGTCCAGGATGGCGGCCGGAAGGTCCAGCGCCGCCGCCAGTTGGCGCAATTGGGTCTTGTAGAGGTCGCCGATCGGATTGACCGCGCTTGCCATATCGCCGTGCAGGGTGCCGTAGCCCAAGAGCAGCTCGGTCTTGTTGCTGGTGCCCACCACCAGCGCGTCGAACGCCAGGGACTGATCGTAGGCCGCGATCATGCGGGTGCGCGCCATCACATTGCCCCGGCGCACCGGGGATGGGTCGTCGTCGAGCTCGTCCAAATAGCCGTCGACGGCTTGGCTGACGTCAATGATCCCGGAATCGACCCCGAGGGCATGCACCAGCGTTTCGGCGTCGCGCTGGCTGGCGGGGTTGCTGGTGCGGTAGGGCAGCATGAGCGCAAGCACGTTCTCGGGTCCCAGCGCCCGCGCCGCCAAGGCGCACGTCACGGCCGAGTCGATGCCGCCTGAGGTGTTGACCACGGCCCGGGTGAAGCCGAACTTCGAGATCGCGTCGGCGATGAATCGCACCAGCACCTGCTCGGCCAGCGCCGTGTCGAGCTGCAATCCAAGTCGCGCGCGATGCTGGAGGGAAGGTTCAGTGATCGATGCCATTGGCGAGTACTTCTGGAATCCCGTCATGTATCGAGTACGGGACAGGCACTTCGCGAGAATGGCGGACCCAAGGCGATCCATTAGCCATCGCGGCGCTCCCCGGCGATGCGCGCGAACTCGCGGCTCACCAGCTCGGTGTTCTCGTCCCGACGCAATGGGAGACGGGTGCGCTGGCGCCGCAGCCGACTGTCGGGCAAGTCGGCGACGACGAAGGCTTCCTCGAATTGGGGGGCACGAACGAGACAAGTTCCGTCCGGCGCCACGACTTCCGATCCTCCCCAAAAGTTCACGCCGTCCTCGAATCCCACC
The genomic region above belongs to Chloroflexota bacterium and contains:
- a CDS encoding NAD+ synthase; its protein translation is MASITEPSLQHRARLGLQLDTALAEQVLVRFIADAISKFGFTRAVVNTSGGIDSAVTCALAARALGPENVLALMLPYRTSNPASQRDAETLVHALGVDSGIIDVSQAVDGYLDELDDDPSPVRRGNVMARTRMIAAYDQSLAFDALVVGTSNKTELLLGYGTLHGDMASAVNPIGDLYKTQLRQLAAALDLPAAILDKPPSADLWQGQSDEAELGFTYEVADEVLYLLIDEWHAADEIAAGGYDADLVSEIRRRVRQTQYKRRPPVIAKLSDRTIDRDFRYPRDWGR